One window from the genome of Pseudonocardia hierapolitana encodes:
- a CDS encoding cytochrome P450, with translation MNEPQHMIRTIVWALSRHREQRDQVLADLGLWPVIFDEALRWLPPIGVYPRKTMKAAVLEGVELPARAPASAWSWPAANRDSSAFERPESFDISIQAAAPRLRQRRPQLRGALARPSPSAILPCPCSTTGSPGCEPIPGDPRTATAASSAASPPCPSPGGRVDGCAAISARITAVVAAWIPMTLPT, from the coding sequence ATGAACGAGCCCCAGCACATGATCAGGACCATTGTGTGGGCGCTCAGCCGCCACCGGGAGCAGCGCGACCAGGTGCTGGCCGACCTGGGGCTGTGGCCCGTGATCTTCGACGAGGCGCTCCGCTGGCTGCCACCGATCGGCGTGTATCCGCGCAAGACCATGAAGGCGGCCGTACTGGAGGGCGTCGAGCTGCCGGCGCGGGCGCCTGCGTCGGCGTGGTCGTGGCCGGCCGCCAACCGCGACTCCTCCGCCTTCGAGCGCCCCGAGTCCTTCGACATCTCGATTCAGGCAGCCGCACCTCGGCTTCGGCAGCGGCGTCCACAACTGCGCGGGGCACTGGCCCGCCCATCACCGTCGGCGATATTGCCGTGCCCCTGCTCTACGACCGGCTCTCCGGGCTGCGAACCGATCCCCGGCGATCCGAGGACTGCTACGGCTGCGTCTTCCGCGGCCTCGCCTCCCTGCCCGTCACCTGGGGGCCGAGTAGACGGCTGCGCGGCGATCTCGGCGAGGATCACCGCGGTCGTGGCGGCGTGGATACCGATGACGCTGCCGACATGA
- a CDS encoding signal peptidase II, whose product MQQSPYPARNGHLAGKVALTVVAADAVSKSVALWALADAPRKFPGDMLENSLVSSAGSWLGSGAAPTMAALDVVVLVILAGLVRYVSNPQWAFAAGLAGGAAASDLIDRIARPPGPLRGALIHWIETPWLPSFNLADVAYAGAALLAVSLLRPPRTT is encoded by the coding sequence ATGCAGCAGAGCCCGTATCCCGCGCGCAACGGCCACCTCGCCGGGAAGGTCGCGTTGACCGTCGTCGCCGCCGACGCCGTGAGCAAGTCCGTGGCCCTGTGGGCGCTCGCCGACGCGCCACGGAAATTCCCGGGCGACATGCTGGAGAACTCGCTCGTGTCCTCAGCGGGGTCCTGGCTCGGATCCGGCGCGGCCCCCACGATGGCCGCCCTCGACGTCGTTGTCCTCGTCATCCTCGCTGGCCTGGTTCGCTACGTCTCGAACCCGCAGTGGGCCTTCGCGGCCGGCCTCGCGGGCGGTGCAGCGGCCAGCGACCTCATCGACCGGATAGCGCGACCGCCGGGGCCCCTCCGCGGCGCGCTGATCCACTGGATCGAGACCCCGTGGCTGCCATCGTTCAACTTGGCCGATGTCGCCTACGCCGGCGCAGCGTTGCTGGCCGTGTCGCTACTTCGGCCTCCCAGGACCACGTGA
- a CDS encoding (2Fe-2S)-binding protein: MTVFIVNGQKVDVDLDPRESLLDVLHTRLQLFGTKKGCDHGQCGACTVHLDGRRVVSCLTMAVQADGREVRTIEDVAAEDGTLHPLQEAFIDNDGMQCGYCTPGQIMSGLACIAEGHTGDDDEIREYMSGNLCRCGAYVGIVAAIRQAAGQTATERMATERTATEQTASEQTGA, encoded by the coding sequence GTGACCGTATTCATCGTCAACGGGCAGAAGGTCGATGTGGACCTCGATCCACGGGAGTCCCTGCTCGACGTCCTGCACACCCGGCTGCAGCTGTTCGGCACGAAGAAGGGATGCGACCACGGCCAGTGCGGCGCGTGCACCGTCCACCTCGACGGTCGCCGGGTCGTCTCGTGCCTCACCATGGCCGTGCAGGCCGACGGGCGGGAAGTGCGCACCATCGAGGACGTCGCGGCCGAGGACGGCACGCTGCACCCGCTCCAGGAGGCGTTCATCGACAACGACGGCATGCAGTGCGGCTACTGCACGCCGGGACAGATCATGTCCGGCCTCGCCTGCATCGCCGAAGGCCACACCGGCGACGACGACGAGATCCGCGAGTACATGAGCGGCAACCTGTGCCGGTGCGGCGCCTACGTGGGCATCGTGGCCGCCATCCGGCAGGCGGCTGGGCAGACGGCCACAGAGCGGATGGCCACAGAGCGGACGGCCACAGAGCAGACGGCCTCAGAGCAGACGGGGGCCTGA
- a CDS encoding AAA family ATPase, producing the protein MLHQSERTRVTRLFLPGHTVVRKEPLGPDAERRLRHEREMLERLRGVPGVAQLVDEPQYPASIVVADVGGTRPARPLAVDALIRLGLGLARAAAGMHGRGVMHRDITPANVVLSPDGTPCLVDFALATSIAELRPEFTPRSEIVGTLAYLAPEQTGRTGRPVDQRADLYALGATLYELATGAPPFGSDDPLRLTHAHLARVPVPPADVDPAVPAPLSEIIMHLLEKEPDNRYQTAEGLVHDLERLRDARTDPAAAPARVGERDFPPRLLPPSRLVGRDDELAQLRAAFEDALAGRARGALVAGAPGVGKTALVDQLRPVVAGRDGWFVVGKFDQYRRGLEFDGVNQAFRALGRLLLAEPEEELAHIRERIFETVGPNAGLLTAVVPEFAALLAVPPDPGDPLTAQVRAQHSGMQVLRAVASPDRPLALFVDDLQWAGRTPLGFVDLVLDEEQIEGLFVVGAYRDDEVDAARPLAALRSGPGERAGVRHLRLDNLPVASLVDMVAEMLHVDPAAAVGLVEVIAPHTSGNPYETVELLCALRRDGLLAPMADRWRWDAAQLRTYLGRSEAAGLLAAHVAVMPPASRQLVEAMACLGGRVEVRVLQTATGAPARVVEGQLAPALDEGFLVVEPGADEAVRFRHDRVREAVLRGLGPRRRRAVQLTMARRLAEVPGWFAIAAEQYLLVVDAIDDRAERRRVVELLRRAADQARTVGDHALVDALLASALRLVDPGEIGRRVELHTGRHAALYSLGRLDEADEEYRTIDGLCTTAIGRVTATCLQVRSLTHRKRFADAIGLGLESLHDCGITVPAADRLSAGLDQQFDRLYRWLDQAEAADDQARPEITEPRLLAAARLINVVLSPAYFVPDLDTFAWLSLEAVGIWLEHGPSRSLLGPVGHVGLAAAALRGDYSVGHRAKRRVLPLGEARGYEPETSHARFLFALLAWSSEPIEVGVQEFRRARDGLIAGGDLANAGYSYDTAVQYLGDCAPTLDGFVAEVEAGLAFLPRTGNEQTAQALDCYRWLAGVLRGESAAAAGVGDPAHRYADNPLALLLTHIARAVAAAVFDDPPGLVQHTAAAMSLLPAAQVTYPAAVVRLLRGLALAGQARGTGGAERGASLSELDEVMRWLAARAADAPDNFLHQLRLLEAERAWAVGDFRAAVFAFDAARREALGRQRPWHRALIAERAARFYLAHGVEQPGYDQLARAREYYAAWGATAKVTQLDWAYPALRSGSETTAGLGGLGPADVLRQRSTVMTGALDLLGVLSASQALSSETSIERLHSRVVEVLRAMTGATDVHLLLWSDDRQNWLPPARDDSGVAPALPMSVLHYVQRTGESLVCDDATHDDRFTRDPYFADLACCSLLAVPILGRGALRAVLLLGNRLIRAAFTIERLDAVKLIAGQLAVSLDNAQLYAELTASRARIVAAADETRRRIERDLHDGAQQRLISLAMRAGVAKAAVPPGSGELAARLDDLAAEASRALAELRELARGIHPAALVDGGLLPALKALARRSTVPVRLAVQADRRLPEQVVIAAYYLVAEALTNIAKHAHASAVTVAVETDDAVLRVRVRDDGRGGADLGGGSGLVGLKDRVEALGGRLSVQSAPGAGTTVQAELPLRPAPTVHG; encoded by the coding sequence GTGCTGCACCAGAGCGAGCGCACGCGCGTCACCCGGCTGTTCCTCCCCGGGCACACGGTCGTCCGGAAAGAACCGCTGGGCCCGGACGCGGAACGGCGGCTGCGCCACGAGCGGGAGATGCTGGAGCGGCTGCGCGGCGTTCCGGGGGTCGCGCAGCTGGTGGACGAGCCGCAGTACCCGGCCTCGATCGTGGTGGCGGATGTCGGCGGCACGAGACCGGCGAGACCGCTGGCGGTTGACGCCCTGATCCGGCTCGGGTTGGGGCTGGCCCGGGCCGCGGCCGGGATGCATGGGCGAGGGGTGATGCACCGGGACATCACTCCGGCGAACGTCGTGCTCTCCCCCGACGGGACTCCGTGCCTGGTGGACTTCGCACTGGCGACCTCGATCGCCGAGCTCCGTCCCGAGTTCACCCCGCGCAGCGAGATCGTGGGGACGCTGGCGTACCTGGCGCCGGAGCAGACCGGGCGCACCGGCCGGCCGGTCGACCAGCGGGCCGACCTGTACGCGTTGGGGGCGACGTTGTACGAGCTGGCCACCGGTGCTCCGCCGTTCGGCTCCGATGACCCGCTGCGCCTCACCCACGCCCACCTGGCGCGCGTGCCCGTCCCGCCGGCGGACGTGGACCCGGCTGTACCGGCGCCGCTCTCTGAGATCATCATGCATCTCCTGGAGAAGGAGCCGGACAACCGGTACCAGACCGCGGAAGGCCTGGTCCACGACCTGGAGCGGTTGCGGGACGCCCGGACGGATCCGGCCGCTGCACCGGCCCGCGTCGGTGAACGGGACTTCCCGCCCCGGCTCCTGCCGCCGTCGCGGCTGGTGGGGCGCGATGACGAGTTGGCGCAGTTGCGGGCGGCGTTCGAGGATGCGCTGGCGGGTCGGGCCCGCGGAGCACTCGTTGCCGGCGCGCCGGGGGTGGGGAAGACGGCGCTGGTCGACCAGCTGCGGCCGGTCGTGGCGGGCAGGGACGGCTGGTTCGTGGTGGGCAAGTTCGACCAGTACCGACGGGGTCTGGAGTTCGACGGGGTCAATCAGGCATTTCGCGCGTTGGGCCGGCTGCTGCTGGCCGAGCCCGAGGAGGAGCTGGCGCACATCCGCGAACGGATCTTCGAAACCGTCGGCCCGAACGCGGGTTTGTTGACCGCGGTGGTGCCGGAGTTCGCGGCTCTGCTGGCGGTGCCGCCGGATCCCGGGGATCCCCTGACCGCGCAGGTGCGCGCACAGCACAGCGGCATGCAGGTCCTGCGGGCCGTCGCGTCACCGGACCGACCGTTGGCGCTGTTCGTCGACGACCTGCAGTGGGCAGGGCGTACCCCACTGGGCTTCGTCGACCTCGTGCTCGACGAGGAGCAGATCGAAGGTCTGTTCGTGGTGGGCGCCTACCGCGACGACGAGGTGGACGCGGCTCGTCCGCTGGCGGCGCTGCGGTCCGGTCCGGGGGAACGCGCCGGGGTGCGGCATCTGCGGCTGGACAATCTGCCGGTCGCGAGCCTCGTCGACATGGTCGCCGAGATGCTGCACGTGGACCCGGCCGCGGCGGTGGGCCTGGTCGAGGTGATCGCGCCGCACACGTCCGGTAACCCGTACGAGACGGTGGAGCTGCTGTGCGCTTTGCGCCGCGACGGGCTGCTGGCCCCGATGGCCGACCGGTGGCGATGGGATGCGGCGCAGTTGCGCACGTACCTGGGCCGGTCGGAGGCGGCCGGCCTGCTGGCGGCGCATGTCGCGGTGATGCCGCCCGCATCGCGGCAGCTCGTGGAGGCGATGGCGTGCCTCGGTGGTCGCGTCGAGGTGCGGGTGCTGCAGACCGCGACCGGCGCGCCGGCGCGCGTCGTGGAAGGGCAGCTGGCGCCGGCCCTCGACGAGGGGTTCCTGGTGGTGGAGCCCGGGGCGGACGAGGCAGTTCGGTTCCGCCACGACCGCGTCCGCGAGGCGGTCCTCCGCGGGCTGGGTCCGCGGCGGCGACGCGCTGTCCAGCTGACGATGGCACGGCGGTTGGCCGAGGTCCCGGGGTGGTTCGCGATCGCCGCCGAGCAGTACCTGCTGGTGGTCGATGCGATCGACGACCGCGCGGAGCGACGACGAGTGGTGGAGCTGCTGCGACGCGCCGCCGATCAGGCGAGGACGGTCGGGGACCACGCGCTGGTGGACGCCCTGCTGGCCTCCGCGCTGAGGCTGGTCGATCCGGGTGAGATCGGCAGGCGTGTCGAGCTGCACACCGGCCGCCACGCCGCCCTGTACAGCCTCGGGCGCCTGGACGAGGCGGACGAGGAGTACCGCACGATCGACGGGCTGTGCACGACCGCCATCGGGCGGGTCACCGCAACGTGCCTGCAGGTGCGCAGCCTGACCCATCGGAAACGGTTCGCCGACGCGATCGGGCTGGGCCTGGAGTCGCTGCACGACTGCGGCATCACGGTACCGGCGGCGGACCGGCTCTCCGCTGGGCTCGACCAGCAGTTCGACCGCCTGTACCGGTGGTTGGACCAGGCGGAAGCCGCAGACGATCAGGCTCGGCCGGAGATCACCGAGCCGAGACTGCTCGCTGCGGCCCGCCTGATCAACGTCGTCCTGTCGCCGGCCTACTTCGTCCCCGACCTCGACACGTTCGCGTGGCTGAGCCTGGAGGCCGTGGGGATCTGGCTCGAGCACGGGCCGAGCCGTTCCTTGCTCGGCCCGGTCGGCCACGTGGGCCTGGCCGCCGCGGCGTTGCGCGGCGACTACTCGGTGGGCCACCGGGCGAAACGGCGGGTCCTCCCGCTCGGCGAAGCGCGGGGATACGAGCCCGAGACCTCGCACGCGCGCTTCCTGTTCGCGCTCCTGGCCTGGTCCTCCGAGCCGATCGAGGTCGGTGTCCAGGAGTTCCGGCGAGCTCGGGACGGGCTGATCGCGGGAGGCGATCTGGCGAACGCCGGCTACTCGTACGACACCGCGGTGCAGTACCTCGGGGACTGCGCGCCGACGCTCGACGGCTTCGTCGCCGAGGTCGAGGCGGGCCTGGCCTTCCTGCCGCGAACGGGCAACGAACAGACCGCCCAGGCGCTCGACTGCTACCGGTGGCTGGCCGGTGTGCTGCGCGGCGAGTCCGCAGCCGCTGCGGGCGTCGGCGATCCGGCCCACCGGTACGCCGACAATCCCCTGGCACTCCTCCTCACCCACATCGCTCGCGCGGTCGCAGCCGCCGTCTTCGACGACCCGCCAGGCCTGGTGCAGCACACCGCGGCGGCGATGTCGCTGCTGCCGGCGGCCCAGGTCACCTACCCGGCAGCCGTGGTCCGCCTGCTGCGCGGGCTGGCGCTCGCGGGGCAGGCGCGCGGCACGGGCGGCGCAGAGCGCGGCGCATCGCTGTCCGAGTTGGACGAGGTGATGCGATGGCTGGCCGCCCGCGCGGCGGACGCCCCCGACAACTTCCTGCACCAGTTGCGGCTCCTCGAGGCCGAGCGGGCCTGGGCGGTCGGCGACTTCCGCGCCGCCGTGTTCGCCTTCGACGCGGCGCGACGGGAGGCCCTGGGCCGTCAGCGGCCATGGCATCGGGCCCTGATCGCCGAGCGCGCGGCGCGCTTCTACCTCGCACACGGTGTCGAACAGCCGGGCTACGACCAGCTCGCCCGGGCCCGCGAGTACTACGCCGCATGGGGCGCGACCGCGAAGGTCACCCAGCTCGACTGGGCGTACCCGGCTCTGCGATCGGGATCGGAGACGACCGCCGGGCTCGGCGGTCTCGGACCCGCCGACGTCCTCCGCCAGCGCTCGACCGTCATGACGGGCGCGCTCGACCTGCTCGGCGTCCTGTCCGCCTCGCAGGCGCTGAGCTCCGAGACCAGCATCGAACGCCTGCACTCGCGCGTTGTCGAGGTGCTCAGGGCGATGACCGGGGCAACTGATGTGCACCTACTGCTGTGGAGCGATGACCGCCAGAACTGGCTGCCGCCCGCTCGGGACGACAGCGGCGTCGCTCCTGCCCTGCCGATGTCCGTGCTGCACTACGTCCAGCGGACCGGTGAGTCGCTCGTGTGCGACGACGCCACCCACGACGACCGCTTCACCCGCGATCCCTACTTCGCCGACCTCGCATGCTGTTCGCTGCTGGCGGTGCCCATCCTCGGCCGCGGCGCGTTGCGAGCGGTGCTGCTGCTGGGGAACCGGCTCATCCGCGCCGCGTTCACGATCGAGCGGCTCGACGCCGTCAAGCTCATCGCCGGCCAGCTCGCCGTCTCCCTCGACAACGCCCAGCTCTACGCAGAGCTCACCGCGTCGCGGGCCCGCATCGTCGCCGCCGCGGACGAGACCCGCCGACGCATCGAACGGGACCTGCACGACGGTGCCCAGCAGCGCCTGATCTCCCTCGCGATGCGGGCGGGCGTGGCGAAGGCCGCAGTGCCACCCGGGTCCGGCGAGCTGGCCGCGCGGCTGGACGACCTCGCCGCCGAGGCGTCCAGGGCGCTGGCCGAGCTGCGCGAGCTCGCCCGCGGCATCCACCCCGCGGCCCTCGTCGACGGCGGCCTCCTCCCGGCGCTCAAAGCGCTGGCCCGCCGTTCCACCGTCCCGGTGCGCCTGGCGGTGCAGGCCGACCGGCGACTGCCCGAGCAGGTCGTGATCGCCGCCTACTACCTGGTGGCCGAGGCCCTGACCAACATCGCCAAACACGCTCACGCCTCGGCCGTGACCGTCGCAGTCGAGACCGACGACGCCGTCCTGCGAGTCCGGGTGCGCGACGACGGCCGTGGCGGCGCCGACCTCGGCGGGGGATCCGGCCTCGTCGGGCTCAAGGACCGGGTCGAGGCGCTGGGTGGCCGGCTCTCCGTGCAGAGCGCTCCGGGCGCCGGCACCACGGTGCAGGCCGAGCTACCGCTGCGCCCGGCCCCCACGGTCCACGGATGA
- a CDS encoding GlxA family transcriptional regulator, producing MTTMGSAPTADPRVVVIVAFPGVLGLDVVGPLEVFAMANRFGARPAYATSVVSMTGGMLTASSGLVIGTEPAGTIAGPVDTLMVAGGYSTRQAADDLDLVRWLAGTALSARRVTSVCSGALLLARAGLLDGRRATTHWSVCDTLASHFPSVRVETSRVYVRDGDVWTSGGVTAGIDLALALVENDHGPALAMAAAREMVVFVHRPSEFPQISAQLAVRRPLREPLRDLLALIAEHPDADLSVPALAHRCAMSVRTFSRVFHRETGTTPAAFVQASRLQTAQRLIKASEATFEDIARTCGFGTVETMYRTFQRVLGTTPGQLRGQPRGGSEPVIERRRNP from the coding sequence ATGACCACCATGGGCTCAGCGCCGACGGCCGATCCCCGGGTCGTGGTCATCGTCGCGTTCCCCGGGGTGCTGGGCCTGGACGTCGTAGGTCCCCTCGAAGTGTTCGCGATGGCCAATCGATTCGGCGCGCGCCCCGCGTACGCGACGTCGGTCGTGTCGATGACGGGCGGGATGCTCACGGCCTCGTCGGGACTGGTCATCGGAACCGAGCCGGCCGGGACTATCGCTGGTCCTGTCGACACGTTGATGGTGGCCGGCGGTTACAGCACGCGTCAGGCCGCTGATGACCTCGACCTCGTTCGCTGGTTGGCCGGCACGGCCTTGTCGGCGCGGCGGGTCACGTCCGTGTGCAGCGGCGCCCTGCTGCTCGCTCGGGCGGGCCTGCTCGACGGGCGTAGGGCGACGACCCATTGGTCGGTGTGCGACACCCTCGCGTCGCACTTCCCGTCGGTTCGAGTCGAGACCAGCCGCGTCTACGTGCGCGACGGCGATGTGTGGACGTCGGGGGGTGTTACCGCCGGGATCGATCTCGCGCTCGCCCTCGTCGAGAACGATCACGGTCCGGCACTCGCCATGGCGGCGGCCCGCGAGATGGTCGTCTTCGTCCATCGGCCGAGCGAGTTCCCCCAGATCAGCGCACAGCTCGCGGTGCGCAGGCCCCTGCGGGAACCACTCCGCGACCTCCTGGCGCTCATCGCCGAGCATCCCGATGCCGACCTGTCGGTACCCGCGCTCGCCCACCGGTGCGCGATGAGCGTGCGAACGTTCAGCCGGGTCTTCCACCGCGAGACGGGCACCACGCCCGCAGCCTTTGTGCAGGCGAGCCGGCTCCAGACGGCCCAACGCTTGATCAAGGCCAGCGAGGCTACGTTCGAGGACATCGCCCGCACGTGCGGATTCGGGACCGTCGAAACGATGTACCGCACCTTCCAGCGCGTTCTCGGCACCACCCCTGGCCAATTGCGGGGACAACCGCGAGGCGGCAGCGAACCAGTGATCGAACGACGGAGAAACCCATGA
- a CDS encoding PspC domain-containing protein, which produces MPEDAVDHVTDVAALELTPQMCAGLGRRIGLDPWPARLLFVGILLIVPGSQLLIYPILWILMPNEAPAGTFVPESSEKGTASAA; this is translated from the coding sequence GTGCCCGAGGATGCCGTAGACCACGTCACCGACGTGGCGGCCCTCGAGCTGACCCCGCAGATGTGCGCCGGGTTGGGCCGGCGCATCGGCCTCGACCCATGGCCCGCCCGGCTGCTGTTCGTGGGGATCCTTCTGATTGTGCCGGGGAGCCAGCTCTTGATCTACCCGATCCTGTGGATCCTGATGCCGAACGAGGCACCGGCGGGTACGTTCGTTCCGGAGTCTTCCGAAAAGGGAACCGCATCCGCGGCGTAA
- a CDS encoding FAD binding domain-containing protein, which translates to MRAFSYTAPSSVAEAVEAIAAAGGGAKFLAGGTTLFDLMKLGVEQPPALIDVSRLAELTTIDTSRGDHLVFGGGARMGDVAADPVVRRDYPVLSESLWRAASQQLRNMATVAGNLLQRTRCPYFRDAVYPCNKREPGSGCAAREGIDRGNAVLGTSEACIATYPGDWPVALLAFDAVVDVVGPRGERTVALADLHLEPGDTPQREHTLASDELILRIRVPVTPAGRGSTYLKIRDRESYAFALASAAVGLTLTGGGQVQECRIALGGVATRPWRASGAEQAVIGRPLTDETTRAAGEAALAGARAGAHNAFKIELAKRTVADALRIAGERATR; encoded by the coding sequence ATGCGTGCATTCTCCTACACCGCCCCCTCATCGGTTGCCGAAGCCGTCGAGGCCATCGCCGCGGCGGGCGGGGGTGCGAAGTTCCTGGCCGGCGGTACCACGCTGTTCGACCTGATGAAGCTCGGAGTGGAGCAGCCGCCTGCGCTGATCGACGTCAGCCGGCTCGCCGAGCTCACCACCATCGACACCTCCCGCGGCGACCACCTGGTGTTCGGTGGCGGCGCCCGGATGGGCGACGTCGCCGCAGACCCCGTGGTGCGCCGCGACTACCCGGTCCTGTCGGAGTCGCTGTGGCGAGCGGCGTCGCAGCAGCTTCGCAACATGGCCACCGTCGCGGGCAACCTGCTGCAACGGACCCGGTGTCCGTACTTCCGGGATGCGGTGTACCCCTGCAACAAGCGCGAGCCGGGCAGCGGCTGCGCGGCCCGCGAGGGCATCGACCGTGGCAACGCCGTACTCGGCACCAGCGAGGCGTGCATCGCCACCTACCCGGGCGACTGGCCGGTCGCGCTACTCGCCTTCGACGCGGTCGTCGACGTGGTCGGCCCACGGGGCGAGCGGACCGTCGCGCTGGCCGACCTGCACCTCGAGCCCGGCGATACGCCGCAGCGCGAGCACACGCTCGCATCGGACGAGCTGATCCTGCGGATTCGGGTTCCGGTCACCCCGGCCGGCCGGGGGTCGACCTACCTGAAGATCCGCGACCGGGAGTCCTACGCGTTCGCGCTCGCCTCGGCCGCCGTCGGGCTCACCCTGACCGGCGGGGGTCAGGTCCAGGAGTGCCGGATCGCATTGGGTGGGGTCGCCACCCGGCCGTGGCGCGCCAGTGGTGCCGAGCAGGCCGTGATCGGCCGCCCGTTGACCGACGAGACCACACGCGCGGCCGGCGAGGCCGCGCTGGCAGGCGCCCGCGCCGGCGCCCACAACGCCTTCAAGATCGAGCTGGCCAAGCGCACCGTCGCCGACGCGCTGCGCATCGCCGGAGAGCGGGCTACCCGATGA
- a CDS encoding response regulator: MVESGTRVVVADDDVLLREGLASLLAGSGLDVVGRASMPSELVTQVRQLNPDLVIVDIRMPPTYTTEGLEAAVAIREELPRIAILVLSAHVLVEQATELLRSGQRTGYLLKDRVSDVGEFIATLDRIVKGATVVDPALVQELLTARRFEDPLQALSPREREVLKLMAEGRSNSGIAQQLWVTEGTVEKHVSSIFAKLAIPETPGDHRRVLAVLTFLDNH; encoded by the coding sequence GTGGTGGAGAGCGGTACGCGGGTGGTCGTCGCCGACGACGACGTGCTGCTCCGCGAAGGGCTGGCGAGCCTGCTCGCCGGCTCCGGGCTCGACGTCGTCGGGCGCGCGAGCATGCCCAGCGAACTGGTGACGCAGGTCCGGCAGCTCAACCCCGATCTGGTGATCGTCGACATCCGGATGCCGCCCACCTACACCACGGAAGGGCTCGAGGCGGCCGTCGCGATCCGCGAGGAGCTGCCCCGGATCGCGATCCTGGTGCTGTCCGCTCACGTCCTGGTCGAGCAGGCCACCGAGTTGCTGCGGAGCGGGCAGCGCACCGGCTACCTGCTCAAGGACCGCGTGAGCGACGTCGGCGAGTTCATCGCCACCCTCGACCGGATCGTGAAGGGCGCCACGGTCGTCGACCCCGCACTCGTGCAGGAGTTGCTCACCGCCCGGCGGTTCGAGGACCCGCTGCAGGCCCTCTCGCCCCGCGAGCGCGAGGTGCTCAAGCTGATGGCCGAGGGCCGGTCCAACTCAGGTATCGCCCAGCAACTGTGGGTGACCGAGGGGACGGTGGAGAAGCACGTCAGCAGCATCTTCGCGAAGCTCGCGATCCCGGAGACCCCAGGCGACCACCGCCGGGTGCTGGCCGTGCTCACCTTCCTCGACAACCACTGA
- a CDS encoding FtsK/SpoIIIE domain-containing protein — MANPTYSRSSAAPIGVSEEGVIALDLLDAGPHGLVGGTNGSGKSELLRSLLAGLAARIRPGQRRTARPDAAHAALTTPSAAGPETSVSAASRPKIYPCRPPPTAQPSGRCPHALRREVRR, encoded by the coding sequence ATCGCGAACCCGACGTACTCCAGGTCGAGCGCGGCGCCGATCGGTGTGTCCGAGGAGGGCGTGATCGCGCTCGATCTCCTCGACGCCGGGCCGCACGGGCTTGTGGGCGGCACCAACGGCTCCGGGAAGAGCGAGCTGTTGCGCAGCCTGCTCGCCGGGCTGGCGGCGCGGATCAGGCCCGGGCAAAGGCGGACGGCCCGGCCGGACGCAGCGCACGCTGCATTGACGACGCCCTCGGCCGCCGGCCCGGAAACGTCCGTGTCGGCAGCGTCGAGACCGAAGATCTACCCATGTAGGCCACCGCCTACGGCGCAGCCCTCGGGTCGTTGCCCGCATGCTCTCAGGCGAGAGGTGCGGCGATGA